In the Deltaproteobacteria bacterium genome, one interval contains:
- a CDS encoding radical SAM protein produces MTTLEQRLRNARELSWKHFGKQITFYLPGMISYNGLRGAYPGISVTGAHCALMCDHCQAKILEPMPAAASPDALLHVCRRVAEKGCLGVLISGGCDSKGRLPWARFIPAIRKVKQETGLYVSIHCGLLDRDTAMALKDAGVDQALIDVVGDDETYQTVCHVDFGISRIFSTLEALNGAELPIVPHVICGLHRGKMKSELKAVEMLARFRIEQLVIVSLMAIRGTPFEGVPTPHAHEVAEVMIEARRLMPRVRMSLGCARTRGDEEIELLALEGGVNRMALPSDAVIQRAGDLGLEIRYQRTCCSVGADFSHRDW; encoded by the coding sequence ATGACAACACTTGAACAGAGACTCCGGAATGCCCGGGAGCTTTCCTGGAAGCACTTCGGAAAACAGATCACCTTCTATCTGCCGGGGATGATCTCCTATAACGGGCTCAGGGGGGCCTACCCGGGGATCTCCGTCACCGGGGCCCACTGCGCCCTCATGTGCGATCACTGCCAGGCCAAGATCCTGGAACCCATGCCCGCTGCCGCGTCACCCGATGCCTTGCTCCACGTGTGCAGGCGGGTTGCGGAAAAGGGCTGCCTGGGGGTCCTCATCAGCGGCGGGTGCGACAGCAAGGGGCGCCTTCCCTGGGCGCGGTTTATCCCGGCCATCCGGAAGGTGAAACAGGAAACCGGCCTCTATGTCTCCATCCATTGCGGGCTTCTGGACCGGGATACGGCCATGGCCTTGAAAGATGCGGGCGTGGATCAGGCCCTGATCGATGTGGTGGGCGACGATGAGACCTACCAGACGGTCTGTCATGTGGATTTCGGCATCTCCCGCATCTTCTCCACCCTTGAGGCCTTAAATGGGGCGGAACTGCCCATCGTGCCCCATGTCATCTGCGGTCTCCATCGGGGGAAGATGAAGAGCGAGCTCAAGGCCGTCGAGATGCTCGCCCGTTTCCGGATCGAGCAACTGGTGATCGTCTCGCTCATGGCCATCCGGGGGACCCCCTTTGAAGGGGTCCCCACGCCCCATGCCCACGAGGTGGCCGAGGTGATGATTGAGGCCAGACGCCTGATGCCTCGAGTCCGCATGAGCCTCGGGTGCGCCAGAACGCGAGGGGATGAGGAGATAGAGCTTTTAGCCCTGGAGGGAGGCGTCAACCGGATGGCCCTCCCCTCGGATGCGGTCATTCAAAGGGCCGGGGACCTGGGCCTGGAGATCCGGTATCAGCGCACCTGCTGTTCGGTGGGCGCTGATTTTTCTCATAGGGACTGGTGA